The following is a genomic window from Atribacteraceae bacterium.
TTTCCGCCGGAATGGTCCTGACCGGTATGGCCGGATCGTTTCCTGTTTTTCTGGCTCTGATCCTGGTGACCGCCGTCGGAATCAGCACTTATCATCCCACGATTTATGCCGCGATCGATGAGTCGACTGTTCACAGACGGGGGAAGACCTATGGAAAATTCGAATTCTGGGGAACGTTCGGGATCAGCGTCATGTTTTTTTCCTACGGGACGCTTTTAAAGGTCCTGGACTGGCGGGGGTTGTTCTTCATTTCCGCCTTGCCGGCACTTTTTGCGGGGATTTTCTATCTTCGCAACCGTGGAGGGATTGTTGGTGACCCCTCAGGTAAGACTAACGAGGATCCCGGTCCCGTCCCGTCCCGTACCCCCTTTCTCGTCAGTGCTCTTTTTTTCCTGGGCGTAACGGTGCGGGTTCTCAGTATTGCTGCTGTCGTCAATTTCGTTCCCACCTATCTTGTCCGGGAAGTGGGCCTCGAAGTGTGGACGGCCAATTACGGGTCGGCTTTTATTTTTTTGGGAGGCATGCTCTTTGTACCTATAGCCGGTATTTTGGCTGATCGCTGGAAACCCCTTCCAGTACTCCAGGTACTGGCGGCGGCCACCGGTCCGGTGATTTTTTTGATTGGAAGTTTTCAAAGTTTATGGATTCTGATTCCGATCCTGGTCTTTTTCGGTGGGTGCTGGTTGGGTGTGATGCCGTCTCAGAGCATGATGCTTTCCTTGCTGAACTCGGCTACGGGCAAGGGACAGGCCTTTGGTCTACTGATGGGACTTATGACCATCACCAATGCTCTGGGGCCGGGCTTCTTCGGATTGGTAGCCGATCGGATCGGCCT
Proteins encoded in this region:
- a CDS encoding MFS transporter, whose product is MSRRLFEFSAGMSHGVNDIYWFILPSILPAILEQFRLGYGMAGGMLATFLGTIALFSIVFGRCSDRIARWKLIGYGFLAVSAGMVLTGMAGSFPVFLALILVTAVGISTYHPTIYAAIDESTVHRRGKTYGKFEFWGTFGISVMFFSYGTLLKVLDWRGLFFISALPALFAGIFYLRNRGGIVGDPSGKTNEDPGPVPSRTPFLVSALFFLGVTVRVLSIAAVVNFVPTYLVREVGLEVWTANYGSAFIFLGGMLFVPIAGILADRWKPLPVLQVLAAATGPVIFLIGSFQSLWILIPILVFFGGCWLGVMPSQSMMLSLLNSATGKGQAFGLLMGLMTITNALGPGFFGLVADRIGL